The genomic segment TCATGTTCGCCGTGCTCGGCCTGTTCTGGGTCCTGTGGGAGCGAGGGTGGGTGCTCAAGCGGTGGCTGGATCCCCTGCAGGGCGTGGCCCTGGCAGCGATCGTCGTCCTTCTCATCTGGCCAGGGTCGGCCCTGGACGTGGGGTTCCAGCTCTCGTTCGCGGCCACCGGGGCGATCATCCTGGGCCTTCCGGCGTGGCTGCGGTCGAGCCTGCGGGGCCGGATGCCGCGGTGGCTGCGGCGCCCGGCGGACCTTGCGGCGGTGACCGTTTGCGCCCAGATCGGGTCGATGCCCATCGTGGGGACTGCGTTTGGCTACCTTGCCCCGTACGGGCTTCTCGCGAACCTGGCCCTCGTGCCGTGGACGGCGGTCGTCCTATGGGCCGGCCTCCTGACCCTCGTCGTGTCCCCGCTTTCCTTTGCCCCGGCAGTGGGGAGCGCAATCCACACCGTGCTGATCGCCCCCTACCTCAGCGCGGTGCGGTGGCTCTCATTCCTGCCCGGGACGGCCCTTCCCGTAGGGCCGGGGTTCGCCCTATGGTGCGGGTTCGCCGCGCTGGGGGTGCTCCTCCTTCGGGCGGTCCAGGAAGAGACGTTCAGGGGAGGCGTACCGCTTCCCAGAACCGGGCCCGTTCGATGAGCCACGTCCGCCCCGGGTCCCCGTTGGGGCCAAGGGGGTCGGACTTCGGTATGAAGATCAGTTGGTAGTCGTCGAGGCCTGGCCGTCCAAGACGTTCCCAGCGGGCAAGAACATCCAGAAGGCGCGCGTAGAGCCGTTCACCCGCTTTGGCCTCCCCTTCCGGATGCCAACCCACGATCTCGCCCTGGGCTTGGCCGGGGTGTCCGGCCCGATGGGTCACCCGGACCAAGGGGTGCCAATGGCCGTGCTGAAGCGGGATGAGCATGAACCCCTGCGGGGAAAGCTGCTCCAGCCAGTGTGGGGAAAGATCGGAACAGCCCACGGTGGCTTCGATCCGATCGTAAGGGGCCCCTTCCGGAGCACCGTAGAACCCGTCGCCCATCGCCACGTGGACTCCGCCATAGCCTTCCCTGGCCAGAACTTCTTTGGCCTCTTCGGCCACGTCGGGCTGGGATTCCACCGTCCACACTAAGCCTGGGTCTCCCAGCAGTTCGGCAAGGAGGGCGGCGTTGTATCCTGTGCCCGTACCGATTTCGAGAACCCGCATCCCGGGCAGGATATCCAGAAGTTCGGGCATCCGGGCCACCAGCGAAGGTTGAGTAGAAGAACTCGTCGGCCATGCCCCCTGAAGACGAACGATGACTGGGTGATCTGAATACGGTGTAGCTAGATTTGCTCGATCCGGATTATCTGGATCATATGTCACCGCTTCCCACTTACCCTTAGCATACACATAATAGCGCCGGATGAAACGGTGACGCTTCACCTTCAACATCACACGCCTGACACGCTCAGATGAAATATATCCTGTCTCTGTAAGGCTAAGAACCAATCGGTTGAGTTCATCCATAATAGTGTGTTGTTGGCCGCTAACCTCATCCATGCTGGTCAGTGT from the Candidatus Acetothermia bacterium genome contains:
- a CDS encoding methyltransferase — translated: MLKVKRHRFIRRYYVYAKGKWEAVTYDPDNPDRANLATPYSDHPVIVRLQGAWPTSSSTQPSLVARMPELLDILPGMRVLEIGTGTGYNAALLAELLGDPGLVWTVESQPDVAEEAKEVLAREGYGGVHVAMGDGFYGAPEGAPYDRIEATVGCSDLSPHWLEQLSPQGFMLIPLQHGHWHPLVRVTHRAGHPGQAQGEIVGWHPEGEAKAGERLYARLLDVLARWERLGRPGLDDYQLIFIPKSDPLGPNGDPGRTWLIERARFWEAVRLP